One genomic segment of Deinococcus aestuarii includes these proteins:
- a CDS encoding aminotransferase class V-fold PLP-dependent enzyme has protein sequence MSGQPWDIAAVRAHFDFPERGRIVTNNAASTQPPRELTELYRSLAPGYENVHRGQSSASQAMTRLFEDAHDTVARFLNAPGRRCVALYRNTTEAINAVMYSLLTEFRDGDNVVTTTLEHNSNFVPWYALCRDLLPRFGRRVEYRLARFDPDTGELDLAHLASLIDARTKLVCCTGASNFLGTRPPLAAVRALADASGYAQPNGEERSYLLVDGAQLVPGTFTDVQALGADYLAFSFHKLLAPFGVGVLCAREHLLESSLPFLYGGDMIAEGRVSADRVEYGPLPWKYAAGTPNILGAVVSAQALRLLLDLAQTPERATYFQTERPIEPETVRSAMNRVAAWNRELTARALDRLAALPGLTVYGPRDPARRTSLVAFNVAGHDPHDLARALNEAGVESRAGCHCAALAHRALGLTASCRLSFALYNTPEEVDYAVDVLGRVIAGRRRPRGEPAARSVTPHPQQIGSPS, from the coding sequence ATGAGCGGTCAACCGTGGGACATCGCCGCCGTCCGCGCGCACTTCGACTTTCCGGAGCGGGGCCGGATCGTCACCAACAACGCGGCCAGCACCCAGCCGCCGCGCGAGCTGACGGAGCTGTACCGCTCGCTCGCGCCTGGCTACGAGAACGTCCACCGGGGGCAGTCGAGCGCCTCGCAGGCCATGACGCGGCTCTTCGAGGACGCCCACGACACCGTGGCGCGATTTCTGAACGCGCCGGGTCGCCGCTGTGTCGCCCTGTACCGCAACACCACCGAGGCCATCAACGCCGTGATGTACTCGCTGCTGACCGAGTTCCGCGACGGCGACAACGTCGTCACGACCACGCTGGAGCACAACTCGAACTTCGTGCCGTGGTACGCGCTGTGCCGCGACCTCCTCCCCAGGTTCGGGCGGCGGGTGGAGTACAGGCTGGCGCGCTTCGATCCGGACACCGGCGAACTCGACCTGGCGCACCTGGCCTCGCTGATCGACGCGCGGACCAAGCTGGTGTGCTGCACCGGGGCGTCCAACTTCCTGGGGACCCGCCCACCGCTGGCCGCCGTCCGCGCGCTGGCCGATGCGAGCGGGTACGCGCAACCGAACGGCGAGGAGCGCTCATACCTGCTCGTGGACGGTGCGCAACTCGTGCCGGGCACCTTTACCGACGTGCAGGCGCTGGGGGCCGACTACCTTGCCTTCTCCTTCCACAAGCTGCTGGCCCCCTTCGGCGTCGGCGTGCTCTGCGCCCGGGAACACCTGCTGGAGTCCTCGCTGCCGTTCCTGTACGGCGGGGACATGATCGCCGAGGGGCGGGTGTCCGCCGACCGGGTCGAGTACGGCCCGCTGCCCTGGAAATACGCGGCGGGCACGCCCAACATCCTGGGGGCCGTCGTCTCGGCCCAGGCGCTGCGCTTGCTGCTGGACCTCGCGCAGACGCCGGAACGGGCGACGTACTTCCAGACCGAGCGGCCCATCGAGCCGGAAACCGTCCGGAGCGCGATGAACCGCGTGGCCGCCTGGAACCGGGAGCTGACGGCGCGGGCGCTCGACCGGCTCGCCGCCCTTCCCGGCCTCACGGTCTACGGACCACGCGACCCGGCCCGCCGCACCTCGCTGGTCGCCTTCAACGTCGCCGGGCACGACCCGCACGACCTGGCGCGGGCGCTGAACGAGGCCGGGGTGGAGTCGCGCGCGGGCTGTCACTGCGCGGCGCTCGCCCACCGCGCGCTGGGGCTGACGGCGAGCTGCCGCCTGAGCTTTGCCCTCTACAACACGCCGGAAGAGGTCGACTACGCGGTGGACGTGCTGGGACGCGTGATCGCCGGAAGGCGTCGGCCGCGCGGGGAACCAGCGGCCCGCTCCGTCACGCCCCACCCACAGCAGATCGGGAGCCCCTCATGA
- a CDS encoding DUF1622 domain-containing protein: MEELFKQFTSYLASGVEGAAAVIIAFAAVEATWRALQVFFARPAEPDEAKEGVRLRLARWLAVALEFELAADILRTAVAPSWNEIGKLAAIAALRTILNYFLQKEIEQNSQRQRAVSGPSPLQGQAAPGSADVRR; the protein is encoded by the coding sequence GTGGAAGAGCTTTTCAAACAGTTCACGTCCTACCTCGCCTCCGGGGTCGAGGGCGCCGCCGCCGTCATCATCGCCTTCGCGGCGGTCGAGGCGACGTGGCGCGCCCTCCAAGTGTTCTTCGCCCGCCCCGCTGAGCCCGACGAGGCCAAGGAGGGGGTGCGGCTGCGGCTGGCGCGCTGGCTGGCCGTCGCGCTGGAGTTCGAGCTGGCCGCCGACATCCTGCGCACCGCCGTCGCGCCGTCGTGGAACGAGATCGGCAAGCTCGCCGCCATCGCCGCCCTGCGGACCATCCTGAACTACTTCCTGCAAAAGGAGATCGAGCAGAACTCCCAGCGGCAGCGCGCGGTGAGCGGCCCCAGCCCCCTGCAAGGCCAGGCCGCGCCGGGGTCTGCCGATGTTCGGCGCTGA
- a CDS encoding cytochrome ubiquinol oxidase subunit I, which yields MDFDVLGLSRFQFASTSIFHFFFVSLTVGLAFLIAVMETFAFVRKDRAHVYANMTNFFGHLFLINFAVGVVTGIVQEFQFGMNWSQYSKFVGNIFGVPLALEVLMAFFLESTFIALWWFGKDRLRPAIRLASIWLVAVGTQISAFWIVLANGWMHHPVGYEVVGDQAFLTSFPAVVFNYKAWLYFLHVQGSAWTVAAFLVLGVSAYHLLRKQDVEVFSRSLRIGLVFGAIGTVFSATSGHRAAQVARYDQPMKFAAMEAQWETSTSPAPWSAVALINERERRNDFNVELPYLGSILAYNSLYGRYEGMIPLQERYERLYGPGDYIPPVTWVYWNFRIMVGLGMVLLLAAFGGLFLWWRKRAGLDDTRWYLRLLLFTVPLPWVANFCGWITTEMGRQPFMVYGLLTTREGVSANSSTEVLIGLVGLWVVYLTLIGLDLYLLTVTARAGIHHTPEAQMLAAPPPNYGGPGFQDYERRN from the coding sequence ATGGATTTCGACGTTCTCGGCTTATCGCGCTTCCAGTTCGCGTCCACCAGCATCTTCCACTTCTTCTTCGTGTCCCTCACGGTGGGGCTGGCCTTCCTGATCGCGGTGATGGAGACCTTCGCCTTCGTCCGCAAGGACCGGGCGCACGTCTACGCGAACATGACGAACTTCTTCGGGCACCTCTTCCTGATCAACTTCGCGGTGGGCGTGGTGACGGGCATCGTGCAGGAATTCCAGTTCGGGATGAACTGGAGCCAGTACTCCAAGTTCGTGGGCAACATCTTCGGCGTGCCGCTCGCGCTGGAGGTGCTGATGGCTTTTTTCCTGGAGAGCACCTTCATCGCCCTGTGGTGGTTCGGGAAAGACCGGTTGCGCCCCGCGATCCGCCTGGCGAGCATCTGGCTCGTCGCGGTCGGCACCCAGATCAGCGCCTTCTGGATCGTGCTCGCCAACGGCTGGATGCACCACCCCGTCGGCTACGAGGTGGTGGGCGACCAGGCCTTCCTGACGAGCTTCCCGGCGGTCGTCTTCAACTACAAGGCGTGGCTGTACTTCCTCCACGTGCAGGGCTCGGCGTGGACGGTCGCGGCCTTCCTGGTCCTGGGCGTGAGCGCCTACCACCTGCTCAGGAAGCAGGACGTGGAGGTCTTCTCGCGCTCCTTGCGGATCGGGCTGGTCTTCGGGGCCATCGGGACCGTCTTCTCCGCCACGAGCGGGCACCGCGCGGCGCAGGTCGCGCGCTACGACCAGCCCATGAAGTTCGCCGCGATGGAGGCCCAGTGGGAGACCTCGACCTCGCCCGCCCCGTGGTCGGCGGTCGCCCTGATCAACGAGCGGGAGCGGCGTAACGACTTCAACGTCGAGCTTCCCTACCTGGGCTCCATCCTCGCCTACAACAGCCTCTACGGCCGTTACGAGGGCATGATTCCCCTTCAGGAACGCTACGAGCGGCTCTACGGCCCCGGCGACTACATCCCGCCCGTCACCTGGGTCTACTGGAACTTCCGCATCATGGTGGGGCTGGGAATGGTCCTCCTCCTGGCCGCCTTCGGGGGTCTGTTCCTGTGGTGGCGCAAACGGGCCGGGCTCGACGATACCCGCTGGTACCTGCGCCTGCTGCTCTTCACCGTCCCGCTGCCCTGGGTCGCCAACTTCTGCGGCTGGATCACGACCGAGATGGGCCGTCAGCCCTTTATGGTATACGGCCTGCTCACCACCCGGGAGGGGGTCAGCGCCAACTCCTCCACCGAGGTGTTGATCGGCCTCGTCGGCCTGTGGGTCGTGTACCTCACCCTGATTGGCCTCGACCTCTACCTGCTCACCGTGACGGCGCGGGCGGGCATCCACCACACGCCCGAAGCGCAGATGCTCGCCGCCCCCCCCCCCAACTACGGCGGCCCCGGTTTTCAGGACTACGAGCGGAGGAATTGA
- a CDS encoding class I SAM-dependent methyltransferase yields MADAGDRGLWSAAEAYEGYMGRWSRRVAPLFLDWLAPEPHRDWVDLGCGTGSLSAGIIRACQPGSVLGLDTAGGFLEYAAAQVPGATFRVGDAADTHLPPGVFDHAVSGLVLNFVRDPGRALREMVRLVRPGGQVALYVWDYAGHMQIMRSFFDAARPIDPGSAAFDDGVNAPICRPGPLREAFEAAGPVDVEVTALDIPAAFASFEAYWSPFLGGTGSAPKYCAGLDPEVRERIKEAVRAALPTGPDGEILLAVRAWGVKGTVRA; encoded by the coding sequence ATGGCCGACGCAGGGGACCGGGGTCTGTGGAGCGCCGCCGAGGCGTACGAGGGGTACATGGGCCGCTGGAGCCGGAGGGTGGCCCCGCTGTTTCTGGACTGGCTGGCGCCGGAGCCGCACCGGGACTGGGTGGACCTGGGCTGCGGCACCGGCAGCCTCAGCGCCGGGATCATCCGCGCCTGCCAGCCGGGGAGCGTGCTCGGCCTCGATACCGCCGGGGGGTTTCTGGAGTACGCCGCCGCGCAGGTCCCCGGGGCGACGTTCCGGGTCGGGGACGCCGCCGACACCCACCTGCCCCCCGGCGTATTCGACCACGCGGTCAGCGGCCTCGTCCTGAACTTCGTGCGGGACCCGGGCCGGGCGCTGCGCGAGATGGTGCGCCTCGTGCGCCCCGGCGGACAGGTGGCCCTCTACGTCTGGGACTACGCGGGGCACATGCAGATCATGCGCTCCTTTTTCGACGCCGCCCGACCCATCGACCCGGGCTCGGCCGCGTTCGACGACGGGGTGAACGCGCCCATCTGCCGCCCCGGACCCCTCCGCGAGGCCTTCGAGGCGGCGGGGCCCGTGGATGTGGAGGTGACGGCCCTGGACATCCCGGCGGCCTTTGCCAGCTTCGAGGCGTACTGGTCCCCCTTTCTGGGCGGAACGGGCTCGGCGCCGAAATACTGCGCGGGGCTGGACCCGGAGGTGCGCGAGCGGATCAAGGAGGCCGTCCGCGCGGCGCTGCCCACCGGACCGGACGGCGAGATCTTGCTGGCCGTGCGCGCCTGGGGTGTCAAGGGCACCGTGCGCGCCTGA
- a CDS encoding DUF1622 domain-containing protein has translation MFGAEVLTPRTLALLVELAGSLYLLGYVGAALLALLRGPPASRLEHARLLIADGVIASLSFKVAATLLKILEVQTWNQIGLFAATLALRTLLKRFFTWERRQLTRGQGMVAAPVPPPPPG, from the coding sequence ATGTTCGGCGCTGAGGTTCTGACGCCGCGCACCCTCGCCCTCCTCGTCGAGCTGGCCGGGAGCCTGTACCTGCTCGGCTACGTCGGGGCCGCCCTCCTCGCCCTGCTGCGCGGCCCGCCCGCGTCCCGGCTGGAGCACGCCCGTCTCCTCATCGCCGACGGCGTGATCGCCTCGCTGAGCTTCAAGGTCGCCGCCACCCTCCTCAAGATCCTGGAGGTGCAGACCTGGAACCAGATCGGCCTCTTCGCCGCCACGCTCGCCCTGCGCACGCTCCTCAAGCGCTTTTTCACCTGGGAGCGCAGACAGCTCACGCGGGGACAGGGGATGGTGGCGGCCCCGGTTCCGCCGCCCCCACCGGGATAA
- a CDS encoding methyltransferase domain-containing protein gives MTQTAPSYVLGSSEQEIARLDGQAASIEAATRLLLRAAGIGPGMRVLDLGTGLGHVAGLVAELVGPGGQVVGLDTSARLLDVARERARDRPQVTFVEGDVRSWRDAEPFDVVVGRLILFHLHDAGAALRHQRTALRPGGLMLVLDFDLGSSRADPPVPLVTQALGWVDAAFRSAGANPTIGTRLAPLLAGAGLVDVQTFGVQGYLAPDDPRGPALLGGVVRAVAPQIMALGLATAEQIGIETLAERIDAATRATGSVVLPPALAGAWGRRAL, from the coding sequence ATGACACAGACTGCCCCATCCTACGTGCTCGGATCGAGTGAACAGGAAATCGCCCGCCTGGACGGTCAGGCCGCCTCCATCGAGGCCGCAACCCGCCTGCTGCTGCGGGCGGCGGGGATCGGGCCGGGGATGCGGGTGCTCGACCTCGGCACCGGGCTCGGCCACGTGGCGGGGCTCGTCGCCGAACTCGTCGGCCCCGGGGGACAGGTGGTCGGCCTCGACACCAGCGCGAGACTCCTCGACGTGGCCCGCGAGCGAGCCCGTGACCGTCCGCAGGTGACGTTCGTGGAGGGCGACGTGAGGAGCTGGCGGGACGCCGAGCCCTTCGACGTGGTGGTCGGCCGCCTGATCCTGTTTCACCTGCATGACGCGGGGGCCGCGCTGAGGCACCAACGGACCGCGCTGCGCCCCGGTGGCCTGATGCTCGTGCTCGATTTCGACCTGGGCTCGTCGCGCGCCGACCCGCCCGTGCCGCTGGTGACCCAGGCGCTGGGGTGGGTGGACGCCGCGTTCCGCAGCGCGGGCGCGAATCCGACTATCGGGACGCGGCTGGCCCCGCTGCTGGCGGGGGCAGGCCTCGTGGACGTGCAGACCTTCGGCGTCCAGGGATACCTCGCCCCCGACGATCCGCGCGGGCCCGCGCTGCTGGGCGGCGTGGTGCGCGCGGTGGCCCCGCAGATCATGGCGCTGGGCCTGGCGACCGCCGAGCAGATCGGGATCGAGACCCTCGCGGAGCGCATCGACGCCGCCACCCGGGCGACAGGATCCGTGGTGCTGCCGCCCGCGTTGGCAGGGGCCTGGGGACGGCGGGCCCTTTGA
- a CDS encoding FAD-binding oxidoreductase: MTAPESGPPAVLKPEEVAALASGFRGSLLAPGSGTYEQARRVWNGVIDKYPALILQPRDTADVTRAVRFARDHHLPLSVRGGGHNVAGGALCEGGVVVDLCLMRGVTVDPRARTARVGGGATWAEVDAATQAHGLAAPGGVVSDTGVAGLTLGGGLGWLRRRFGLSCDHIRAFEVVTAGGEVVRADASEHPDLYWALRGGGGAFGVVTAFEFDLQPVGPEVMFAMVFYPASSGLDVLRAYREFAASAPDEVSSFAICGTLPEAEVFPPEAHGQPFVLLAAMSAGDPEGGEAALRPLREITRPIADFSARQPFVEVQRAFDEDYPAGRRYYWKSAYLRGLPDEALRCALDFAAASLSPLSTVDLWHLGGAIDRIAPDATAYPHRGAPYLLGVEANWEEGDAASREANVTWARRCVEAFSPFSPGGTYLNFPGFEEDADGPDAAHGDHLARLEAVRRRYDPGGLFHLRAGHAAGG; the protein is encoded by the coding sequence ATGACTGCTCCGGAGTCCGGCCCGCCCGCCGTCCTGAAGCCCGAGGAGGTCGCGGCCCTCGCGTCCGGCTTTCGCGGTTCGTTGCTCGCGCCGGGCAGCGGCACCTACGAGCAGGCGCGGCGCGTGTGGAACGGCGTGATCGACAAATACCCCGCGTTGATCCTCCAGCCGCGGGACACGGCGGACGTGACCCGGGCGGTGCGGTTTGCGCGGGATCACCACCTCCCGCTGAGCGTGCGCGGCGGCGGCCACAACGTCGCCGGGGGGGCGCTGTGCGAGGGGGGCGTGGTGGTGGACCTCTGCCTGATGCGGGGGGTGACGGTCGATCCCCGGGCCCGCACGGCGCGCGTGGGGGGTGGCGCGACCTGGGCGGAGGTGGACGCGGCGACCCAGGCCCACGGGCTCGCCGCTCCGGGTGGCGTGGTGTCCGACACCGGCGTGGCCGGGCTGACCCTGGGCGGCGGGCTGGGCTGGTTGCGCCGCCGCTTCGGTCTGAGTTGCGACCACATTCGGGCGTTCGAGGTCGTCACGGCCGGGGGCGAGGTGGTGCGCGCGGACGCCAGCGAACACCCCGACCTGTACTGGGCATTGCGGGGGGGTGGGGGCGCCTTCGGCGTGGTCACGGCCTTCGAGTTCGATCTCCAGCCGGTCGGGCCCGAGGTCATGTTCGCGATGGTGTTCTACCCGGCGTCGAGCGGGCTGGACGTTCTGCGCGCCTACCGGGAGTTCGCCGCCTCGGCCCCCGATGAGGTCAGCTCCTTCGCCATCTGCGGGACGCTGCCGGAGGCGGAGGTCTTCCCGCCGGAGGCCCACGGCCAGCCCTTCGTGCTCCTCGCGGCGATGTCCGCGGGCGACCCGGAGGGGGGCGAGGCGGCCCTGCGTCCCCTGCGGGAGATCACCCGCCCCATCGCCGACTTCAGCGCCCGGCAGCCCTTCGTGGAGGTGCAGCGCGCCTTCGACGAGGACTACCCGGCCGGGCGGCGCTACTACTGGAAGTCCGCCTACCTGCGGGGCCTCCCCGACGAGGCCCTGCGCTGCGCCCTCGATTTCGCGGCGGCGAGTCTTTCACCGCTCTCGACCGTGGACCTGTGGCACCTGGGGGGCGCCATCGACCGCATCGCCCCGGACGCCACCGCCTATCCCCACCGGGGCGCGCCGTATCTGCTGGGCGTCGAGGCCAACTGGGAGGAGGGGGACGCGGCCTCGCGTGAGGCGAACGTCACCTGGGCCCGGCGGTGCGTGGAGGCGTTCAGCCCCTTCTCGCCGGGCGGCACGTACCTGAACTTCCCCGGCTTCGAGGAGGACGCCGACGGGCCGGACGCCGCGCACGGTGACCACCTGGCACGGCTGGAGGCGGTGAGACGCCGTTACGATCCCGGGGGCCTCTTCCACCTGCGGGCGGGGCACGCGGCGGGCGGTTAG
- a CDS encoding Calx-beta domain-containing protein, with protein sequence MHIRTGMDDPAGFRSGAAPSPTRSYRAHIGVTLVLAALTACGDAPPSAPVTATIGPAGGSVVGPGGAGVVIPPGALGTATAIAIEQTSAGAPPLPSGLTPSGPMFAFTPHGTTFAVPVTMTLPFNPASVPAGSTPELYKTNAQNQWERVAGATFGANSVSGLVTGFSSAQVVVPPLQRFPPSRSWSFTELRGDALDSSPIPPDEPQPQTGGALFDLHDYGLAPDLLEIELPPGFAAEFPPDGRASGEVFSSESGRTYSAYTEAPTGNVGIPGDPIGSRTRLNQKQTFIKRAQDATLTFTVSSIVLVGRDTNGVLSRPCPAHHLAFACDLIKSEVTLIVTAVKKGELQRFWGVRSGVALQGANVRGALTAWDVTAWNGAFSTLPLWDEGKFTGTFKPDPNGFPEIALVELVSPRTVSVDLSSVDVGETFTLSSTVFATAYNRAGVGVSGAGGNEFPTYAAAYLRDPQQIGGTVLNATGLEATAPEEVEEGPEVPVEPAPCVPGPGPDPAAGVLQFGAPSFETAEGSTTPVITVTRTGGGRGAVTATVRTGDGSARAGTDYAPLNASVFFGDGDTAERFVEVLGLPNTVGGEAARTVNLTLSQPGGCAALGSQTSTVLTLTDDDAPPPPPDPDGFLDPGFGTGGKVTTPFGGDETAMALQSDGKIVMVGGRTDAFVLARYNPGGNLDPSFGTGGTVTTDLIPGGIVQEVANGLALQPDGKIVVVGYTRVGLPFSFALARYNADGSPDPSFGAGGKVTTGVSGRAFAVALQPDGKIVVAGDDTVGEDFRLARYNPDGSLDASFGSAGVVTTDLAGAPDVARNIVIQPNGAIVVSGDPFSPDGLTGMARYTAGGSLDSSFGAGGKLTLTGAALGAGLALQPDGRFVLVGSERTGTVTNAARFAVRRLNADGSPDPGFGTAGSAFTAFTTGRDAAAAVALQQDGKILVSGTANGTQFALARLNADGTPDTGFLGTGKTSFRISSFDASAENVAVQPGGKIVLGGFAQTTSGIGYALARVNP encoded by the coding sequence ATGCACATCCGCACAGGGATGGACGACCCGGCGGGGTTCCGCTCGGGCGCCGCCCCCAGCCCCACCCGCAGCTACAGAGCGCACATCGGCGTCACGCTCGTCCTCGCCGCCCTGACGGCCTGCGGCGACGCCCCACCGTCTGCGCCCGTGACGGCGACCATCGGTCCGGCGGGCGGATCGGTGGTCGGTCCCGGCGGCGCGGGCGTCGTGATCCCGCCCGGCGCGCTGGGCACGGCCACCGCCATCGCCATCGAGCAGACCTCGGCGGGGGCGCCCCCGCTGCCCAGTGGATTGACACCCTCCGGCCCGATGTTCGCGTTCACGCCGCACGGCACCACGTTCGCCGTGCCGGTGACGATGACGCTGCCCTTCAATCCCGCGTCCGTGCCCGCCGGGAGCACCCCGGAGCTGTACAAGACCAACGCGCAGAACCAGTGGGAACGGGTGGCCGGAGCGACCTTCGGGGCGAACAGCGTCAGCGGGCTCGTGACGGGTTTTTCGTCTGCTCAGGTCGTCGTCCCGCCCCTGCAACGGTTCCCGCCGTCGCGCAGTTGGAGTTTCACCGAACTGAGGGGTGACGCGCTGGACTCGTCCCCCATCCCGCCGGACGAGCCGCAACCGCAGACCGGCGGCGCCCTCTTCGACCTGCACGACTACGGCCTGGCACCTGACCTTCTCGAAATCGAGCTGCCGCCGGGCTTCGCCGCCGAGTTTCCGCCGGATGGCCGGGCCTCGGGCGAGGTGTTCTCCTCGGAGAGCGGCAGGACCTATTCCGCGTACACCGAGGCGCCCACAGGGAACGTGGGCATCCCGGGCGACCCCATCGGCAGCCGCACGAGGCTCAACCAGAAGCAGACCTTCATCAAGCGCGCGCAGGACGCGACCCTCACCTTCACCGTGAGCAGCATCGTCCTGGTCGGGCGGGACACCAACGGCGTCCTGAGCAGGCCGTGCCCGGCCCACCACCTGGCCTTCGCCTGCGACCTGATCAAGAGTGAGGTGACCTTGATCGTCACCGCCGTGAAGAAGGGGGAGCTGCAACGGTTCTGGGGGGTGAGAAGTGGCGTCGCGCTCCAGGGAGCCAATGTCCGGGGCGCTCTCACGGCCTGGGACGTCACGGCCTGGAACGGCGCGTTCTCGACCCTCCCGCTCTGGGACGAGGGCAAGTTCACGGGCACCTTCAAGCCGGACCCCAACGGCTTCCCCGAGATCGCCCTCGTGGAACTCGTGTCGCCGCGCACGGTCAGCGTGGACCTCTCCTCGGTCGACGTTGGAGAGACGTTCACCCTGAGCAGCACGGTCTTCGCCACGGCCTACAACCGGGCGGGGGTCGGGGTCTCGGGAGCGGGCGGCAACGAGTTTCCGACCTACGCCGCCGCCTACCTCAGAGACCCTCAGCAGATCGGCGGAACGGTGCTGAACGCGACCGGACTGGAGGCTACCGCCCCCGAGGAGGTCGAGGAGGGGCCCGAGGTGCCCGTGGAACCTGCCCCCTGCGTCCCCGGACCCGGCCCGGACCCGGCGGCGGGCGTCCTCCAGTTCGGCGCCCCAAGCTTCGAGACCGCCGAGGGCAGCACGACCCCCGTTATCACCGTGACGCGCACGGGCGGCGGCCGGGGAGCCGTGACCGCCACCGTCCGCACCGGTGACGGGTCGGCCCGCGCCGGGACCGATTACGCGCCGCTGAACGCCAGCGTGTTCTTCGGCGACGGCGATACCGCCGAACGCTTTGTCGAGGTCCTCGGCCTTCCGAACACGGTGGGTGGTGAAGCCGCGAGGACCGTGAACCTGACCCTCTCGCAGCCCGGCGGGTGTGCCGCGTTGGGGAGCCAGACCAGCACGGTGCTCACGCTCACCGACGACGACGCGCCGCCGCCCCCGCCCGACCCGGACGGCTTCCTCGACCCGGGCTTCGGGACGGGGGGCAAGGTCACGACCCCCTTCGGCGGCGACGAGACCGCGATGGCCCTGCAAAGTGACGGCAAGATCGTGATGGTCGGCGGCAGGACCGACGCCTTCGTGCTGGCCCGCTACAACCCAGGCGGCAACCTCGATCCATCCTTCGGCACGGGCGGGACAGTCACCACCGACCTGATCCCCGGCGGCATCGTGCAGGAGGTGGCGAACGGGCTCGCTCTCCAGCCCGACGGCAAGATCGTGGTGGTCGGTTACACCCGGGTCGGCCTGCCCTTCTCCTTCGCGCTCGCGCGGTACAACGCCGACGGCAGCCCCGACCCATCCTTTGGCGCGGGCGGCAAGGTGACGACGGGTGTCAGCGGTCGCGCCTTCGCGGTCGCGCTTCAGCCTGACGGAAAAATCGTGGTGGCGGGCGACGATACGGTGGGCGAGGACTTCAGGCTCGCGCGTTACAACCCGGACGGAAGCCTCGACGCCAGCTTCGGCAGCGCCGGGGTGGTCACCACCGACCTCGCGGGTGCGCCGGACGTGGCGCGCAACATCGTGATCCAGCCCAATGGCGCCATCGTGGTCAGCGGTGATCCCTTCAGCCCGGATGGGTTGACCGGCATGGCCCGCTACACCGCAGGCGGCAGCCTGGATTCCAGCTTCGGGGCGGGCGGCAAGTTGACCCTCACGGGCGCGGCGCTCGGGGCCGGGCTGGCGCTTCAGCCGGACGGCCGGTTCGTCCTGGTGGGCAGCGAGCGAACCGGCACGGTCACGAACGCGGCGCGGTTCGCCGTGCGGCGGCTCAACGCCGACGGCAGCCCGGACCCGGGCTTCGGCACCGCCGGGTCGGCCTTCACCGCGTTCACCACGGGGCGCGACGCCGCAGCAGCGGTCGCCTTGCAGCAGGACGGAAAAATCCTCGTGTCCGGGACGGCCAACGGGACCCAGTTCGCCCTGGCCCGCCTCAACGCCGACGGCACGCCGGATACGGGGTTCCTCGGGACGGGCAAGACGAGCTTCCGCATCTCCAGCTTCGACGCCAGCGCCGAGAACGTGGCCGTGCAGCCTGGCGGCAAGATCGTGCTCGGCGGCTTCGCGCAGACCACCTCCGGCATCGGGTACGCCCTTGCCCGGGTCAACCCCTGA